Part of the Juglans regia cultivar Chandler chromosome 14, Walnut 2.0, whole genome shotgun sequence genome, AggtattttttacattcttttgaaattttcattCTTGCAGTTATCTGCTTGCTAGCCATATTTGTTTCTTGGAGACATAAGATGAAGTGTTCTCTCATTCTCCTGAGAACTCTTGTTCATGAAACAATTCAGAAGTGATTTTCACCATTCTTTTCTGATTCTCCTGAATACCTAAAACGCGTCTATTAGAGGCTGCTAGTTATTATATTGACCCAAAATACTTTTCTTGCCAGTTGTATTACTTGTGTTTGTCTTTATTCCTGGTTTTTAGTTCTTAGAgttggaaaaagaagaaaggaaaaaaaatattcatcttgAGATCATGACACATtgtggatctctctctctctcacttcttTATTGAGATTGGTGTTGAATTATCATCCACAAGACTTGATGTTTTTCCAGAGTTGGGTAGGTGTAATCCCCCAGATGTGTGATTGTGTTTGGGAGGGTGAAGTTCAAGCCCTTTATAATGTTTTCAAGGGGCTTCAATTGTAAccttgactagtctttttagagtatGAGCttgatgtggcttgggcctgaCTTGGGTCGTTATAGTAGGAGAGAATACTAAAGGAAATAGGAACTGAAGTTTGGAATTCTGTCAATAGTAAAAGGAAGGAGAGCCCAATTAGGATTCCAGCTGAGACAACTAGTAAAAGGAGGATCAGAGCAGTTTATACAAGTTCCTTGCCTGAAAATAAGGCATACCTACTACAAGAACCAAATCTGTGAAATGGGTCTTTCTTATATACATTGTGTGTACCTGGATTGTGCCTTTTGCACTTTTTATTGAAATTCTTGTTTCATATCAAAGAGAAAAAACATGTCATTTGTTGCTTGTGGAATAGAATGCCTAGAAATTGAAGCTTGTATACAATTACTTTTACAATTTAGAGGGTCTTCAAAGTCCTTTTGGCAATCAgctaaataaattgatttggaTGTACAGGTGGTTTTTCTTGTGAAGGGACCCATTTACTTGGTTTGCATTAGCTGCACAGAGGAGCCTTACGAGTCGTTGAGGGGGCAACTGGAGCTAATTTATGGTCAGGTATCATTACCTGCACAGTTTTGCCCTTCTGAATATATTAGCTACTTTagttatctttttcttcataaTAATCAGTGGACTTCCTCACATGATTGATTATAATATGGATGCAGATGCTTCTTATTTTAACAAAGTCAGTTAATAGGTGCTTCGAGAAGAACCCAAAGTTTGATATGACACCTTTGCTTGGAGGAACTGATGTTGTCTTCTCATCTTTAATCCATTCATTCAGTTGGTTTGTTTCTCTATTCCCTTCTGCATATTGGAATGCATTTGTTGCAAAACGgatatatatgcatttttttcGTAGGTAAAAAGGGTTGATTGACTGTCAGCAGAGATGTATATGAATGCATTCATATTTTTGTTTAGCAGCCCTGCAAAGAGGGGAGATTCATGAGCTCCTTTCTCTGGGGaagtgaaaatattgaatattatgTAGAAAGCCAGGATCTTATTGCTAGATTAGAACAACCTTGGAGCTCACATTTGTAGATGCTCTTGTATTGCTTAGTAAatgcatatgaaaaaatattttctaacttaAACCATTCATGAAACTACCTTGGATAAACAAGAGTTTTCTAATTTAAACCATTCACAAAACTGTGAATGGGCTGGGTCTCCAGTTGAAAGTTTGAGCATTTGACTGATTGGATGGATCCACTTAAAATGTCATATAATAGTAAGGAATTTAatctttacttttttcttcttttgccaaGTATAGAGTcgcatataattttttcattcttaAGCTACCTTGGATGCAAAACCATCATATCTGTCCTGGTTAATGCAActatagtttaaaatataatttttcaaaatccattCTGGTTACTGCTCTGCAATGTTTCTATTTTTGACGTTTCGTGAACTCTTTTGTAGTCAATGAAGTTGAAATGCAAGTTGAAATGTCTGTCTTATTTTTGGTTGTTTCTCATAAGGTTTACTTTGCTGTTATCTATAAGCTGCTAATCATAATGCCCCTGCCCCTCCCTTTCCCCACTCCCCTCCCCACAAAAAAAGTGTCATGCTATTTCATAGGCTTATaagtttttttgttcatttctttGATTTTAGGAATCCAGCTACTTTTCTTCATTCGTACACTTGTCTTCCCCTTGCTTACGTGACGAGGCAAGCTGCAGGTGCTGTACTACAAGATGTTTCTGATTCAGGTGTTCTATTTGCAATATTAATGTGCAAGCATAAGGTTAACACCCCTATCCCATTGTTTCacctactttttcttttctgaatttATGCATCCTTAGGGGTACATCTATTGAGTCAgatcttttcctctcttttttcccagtttataaatatttactGGTTAGAGCAATTCAGAGCTTTGAAGCTTGGTTGCAGGTTGTCAGTCTTGTTGGTGCTCAAAAGGCTTCTCTTCATCCTGATGATATGCTATTACTTGCCAACTTTGTTATGTCATCGGAATCATTTAGGCAAGTTATTTTGGCTTTGAGAAGTCTTATGTCATTTGTTGATGATCCTTCTGTCATGGACAATTTTACTCTGTAGCATGACTAAGAAGTACATTGAACTATCTCTTGGTTCTGATTTGTTGGAAAACAAGAGTGCTGGCTCTTCTAAATTGCTTAACTGGTTTCCACTCAATTTCTTCTTTAGCTAATTTATATGTTTTGGTAAATGAAGTCTGCATTCCTATCTTGTCTTGATTTATGCATTCCTAAAAAATATccttattataagttataattcaCTACCTGCACATAACGTTTCAAGAATCTGCGTgttctaaatttctaatcacGCATTTTTTTGTGTGTGCCACGCTCTCAATGTCCACATTTTGTCAAAAACTTTTTAAACATATTCTACCATTGATGTCTCACAAAACATtcctattttcctttttttttttttttttctttagctgtgaacattttttttttttttggagaggCACATGCTGATAGAATAACAACCCagaggaatattttttttaagtacaacCACACAGAAGATAAGTCTtattatatctataaatatcaaTAGGACATAAGATAACCCACAAATGTCAAAGCTATATTTATtgttaatacatttttatttctgaaaatatttgatgCTGCAAatttatatatgcttttttGCTTCATGCAGGACTTCCGAATCTTTTTCACCAATTTGCCTGCCAAGATATAATCCCATGGCATTTTTGTATGCCTATGTTCATTATTTTGATGTGAGTTTTGGGTTCACATTCACACAGTTTAGTTGCTTAGTTTATAAGATCCTGGCTAGTGGTGGTATGAAAAAGCTGgcctctatatatatttatgccaATTGTACAGTTTTTATGTGCAGTAGACATTTTCTTGTATACCGGTGGGATCAATGATAGAAGAAATGACTTTGACATGTTCTACTCATTGCAGGATGACACATACTTGATGTTGCTTACTACAAGTTCAGATGCCTTTTATCATCTCAAGGATTGCAGGTAAACtatggttttaaaataattcagtGGGGGTGCATTATGttgcatttcttttttcaaagaaatgacGTACGTTTTGGCCTAATATGACCGATGTGACctttaaagaaaagaatggaAAAAAGGAATGTtactaaggccttgtttggatgttgagatgagatgcaaAATCtgtgagttaagatattttactAAAGCCTCatttgtttgagttaagatattttatggatttcgggaaagaagagagaaaaggttgaataaaaatgatataaagttaaaatattgttagaatataattttttaatattatttttgttttgggatttgaaaaagttgaaattttttttgtgttttatttggaagtttgggaaatttataatgattagatgaaaatgttgaagatttgaaattgaaaagtatgtgtttgagtgatgtttggcaaggagataagattagatgagatgggttgagatagctatccaaacgaggcctaaatttTGCTGACCCTATGCACGCAAACCAAATAAACATAAGCTTACTATGTAATTTATAGGGTGTTATCTTTTGgttaattttatattgagaACTTTTGCTGCAATTTCATAGGATTCGTATTGAAGGGGTCCTTTTGAAGTCAAATGTTCTCAGTGAAGTTCAGAGATCCATGCTAGACGGTGGGATGCATGTCGAGGATTTGCCTATTGATCCCTTACCTCGTTCTGGGTCTTTATCTCCACATTTAGGCCAACCTAAAGATTCTCCTGAGAGATTCAGAGAACCATATGTGGGCATTGGTGGACCTGCTGGACTTTGGCATTTCATGTACCGTAGTATATTTCTAGATCAATATGTATCTTCGGAGTTCTCACCACCAATTAATAGCCCACAACAGCAGAAAAGGTATTATGTTGAATCTTGCTGCAACTTTGCTAGACAAGCTTTGAATGGGAGTGTATGGTTAGGCTAATGCTTTACTTCGTTGTTTTTGGTAAGGTAACTAATTTATTGTTTTGCAGATTATATAGAGCTTACCAGAAACTTTATGTGTCCATGCATGATAGAGGAACCGGTCCCCACAAAACTCAGTTTAGAAGAGATGAACATTATGGTATTTAATCTCTTAGTCCATTCTACAACTAGTTTGGAAATGTTGAATAAACTCAACATGAGTTTGATTCACTTAACAAATGAACCAAGTTTGAGCAAAATTTAGGCTAGTTTATTAAATGATTCAAACTTATATAAACTCAGCTCAATGTGTATAAACTTTTATAAACTaactttgtatttattattttttatagtattatttttaattttataatgagagcctattaaatattttaaaagataaagaaTTTATGTCTCAAGGcagtatatataatttaaattatttataaatacgGGTCTTGATATAGATACAAAAAATGTGTATGTAACCTGTATAAAGATATTCATATAAACTCAAAATTTGTTTGTTGAAATTTAGGGATAAagtcacttatcaaaaaaaaagaaatttagggATAAAGTCATAAGATGTGgtataaatcattaattttgtgCTAGAAACTGTATTCCATACATTACAAATACAAGATTTGTCAAGTTCATACATATAGTTCACTTCTTGAACACGATGATATGATCATTTTTTAATCAGTAATAAAAGTGTTGAACATGATGATATAATGttaaacataattaaataactAAATGTTTATacaaatttatgaaaatgtatAAGATTGCAGTAACaaaatttgtttcctttatgaaactaataaattaatcaagTAACTGGTGAATAAGCTCAAATTAATTGGAAAAACTATTGAATTGTTCATGGACAGAAAATCTAGGTCAGATAAGCTTGAGCAAGAcctgttttcaaataaaaatgaaatgcacGGAGCTTGAAAATTCAATACTTGGCTTGACTTAGTTTGATTACATCCTCTAACCACTGCCAAAACATGCAACTTGTGTTGATAGATTTGCTCGAAAAATTGTATTCAGCCGCTGTTTCGCATTTGATTTATGTGCTTTATTCTAtcctttttcatttcataatctGAATTTGGCTTCTTCTTAGTTGTACCTCTTTTCATAACTAGAAATCATTTTCCTTGACAAGCTTGTTTCAGTGGCGTAAGATTAGATGTTCATGTCCTTGTTTACTTGCTTCATTTGAAAGGCTTTCCTGGTGAAATTTCATGGTCTTTTTAACATGGCAGTTCTACTCTGTTGGGTCACCCCGGATTTTGAACTATATGCGGCATTTGATCCACTGGCAGACAAGGTCTTATTTAAGCTTATGTATCTGAGATtcgttttgtttgtttgctttatGCTAATTATCATACTTGTCAACCTTTGTTATCTTCCAGTTATACGTTACTGTTTAGTTAGAacaaaatggaatgaaaatacGTTTGGAGAGACCGGGCAAGTAGTTTACTTATTCCTGCCTAGGTATATGGGATATTTTCAGTGAACATCTTTCTTTGTAGCagggttttgaaaaagaaaaggaaaaggtgaCTTTGCTATGGTTCAAACCAGCAGCAGGACCTGTCACGAGAAAATTTTTATAGTTAGTGCAATAGTTTGAAATAACAGATTGTCTAACAACTTGTGGACCATGTTAGTCCCTACATCTAAACTTTTACTATTGGCAAGAACTTGTTTGAGTTCCATATCATAAAGAATTTAACTTATTGGTCCTAAGAATGATATCAGGAAGTACCACTTGTGCAACCTTCGTTTCCATGGGTTCATTAGCTAGATGGCAATTGGCACATACAGTACAGTCAATTTTTTCTTGTGCATATTAAGAAACCTGCTGTGTTAACATGGGATATGCATTTGAAATGGGTGCtctagttattatatatatcatgagcaATATGGAAATGGATTGAGTAATTTCTTCCTTCATccaagagaaaagatatttgtagtTTGTGAGATCCGATCAGTTATATTGAAATTCCATGCAATAAAATGAGGCAGGTTCCTACCTTGTATAGTTGCCTATATGTATGTGACTATGCTTTTtactaaaacaataatatgGAATAGAGGAGGAAGCCCTTGTAGGAGTCAAAAAGTACAATGCTAACTGTTTTGCTTGTGTTCAAAGTAACAacgattataattttatctgtgAAAATCATTCTTCAAACTCTTATTTGAAGATACACAATTTAAATAAGTGATGGAGATGCACAATTTAAATAAGCGATGGAGATACACAATTTAAATAACAGAAGATACAATAAGTTATTATATAGGAATTCTACATGAATCAGTGATAaaaagaattgaagttttattgTGCCCTTAAGTTATATAGGACTTCTTGAATCCAAGCCTCAAGAATAGCAAGTTCTTCATTAGGTAGAACAGGTAACCACTTGGAATAACGGAacggattatatttttttagagtttcaaaataaaatggataCAATCCTCATTGTGTGTGTTTTTGACTAATTGGTTGATCATTTTTTGTTGATACCTGTACAAAgcttttatacatgtattttcgGGTATGCCTTTATCATTTCATCCAAGAGGAAGAGTTCCTCTTGTCGAATTTTACATattccatcttttctttttggtcaaATAGATATATTAACCTTCTTGCTACCTTTACGCGTTACAGTCTAGGTGGGCTGTTGTGGCTTACATGTCTAGATGAGCTGTTGAAGTTTCCCGTGTCTTTCACTCTGTTTCATCATATGAATCTATTTTGCCAAATTTAATAAGCTTTTGTTTTGCATATATTATAATCCAGAAAGATATACTGACCAGGTGAAATACACTTTGAAAGCATGCAGTCAATCGAGCTATTATCCGTCATTGATTCATTTGTACCTATTGTTTCTGCATATGTTGGGTGCATTCTGAGTTTTGATTGCTATGGTCTTGTATTTGCAGGCATTGGCAGTAAAGACTTGCAACCGGGTTTCCCAATGGGTGAAAGATGTGGAAAACGAGATTTTTTTGCTTGGCGCAAGCCCCTTTTCATGgtgatatataaatttttctgTAATGCAGAGTGTACTATAGTTTTGTTTTATCTCTAATGAAAtcccacaaatttttttttattttttattttccacgCGCTTTCATTAAAATGGTGCTGATTGCTGATGCTAGCTAGTCCTACCAATTTGTCAAGTCactaaaatactaataaatggAAATATACAGATCAAAAGCATGATATCTGTTGCAACAGAAAGTTTTTAGGATGGACTTTCGAATACTTGATATGACGGTTGGGGTTATTAAGTTTAGTCGATGTTAGACATGCTTATGACAGGGAAAATGTATGAAAAGCCATGTAATATTACAAGATCTTGTACTTCCTGTTAGTGGTTGAGCATGACGTTTTTAAATATGGTTTTGGGTTGGGGACTCGTCTTGTGCAAGTTGATTTTATGCACTACTTTGGGAGCGGATGCCATGGGATGGTATCAGATCTACGGCAAAGCAATTGAGCTGTGCTGTGC contains:
- the LOC108990112 gene encoding vacuolar fusion protein MON1 homolog, producing MSSDSSSSLSGEESTGPDPNLSPKPLEDQFASVALTEPDNEAQTIQDGSLNGVANGSLTESNHRTEIQRSYEGEGSVSGVEERIESSFEVQEVRESVERRVVWRRTNSELEVDGQSSPSSSGYAGERGSTSASSGGSGIDGIGDDEIQEVRNDDLVDGVSDLPASWVPGKRHLDEDDASISWRKRKKHFFILSNSGKPIFSRYGDEHKLAGFSATLQAIISFVENGGDRVKLVRAGKHQVVFLVKGPIYLVCISCTEEPYESLRGQLELIYGQMLLILTKSVNRCFEKNPKFDMTPLLGGTDVVFSSLIHSFSWNPATFLHSYTCLPLAYVTRQAAGAVLQDVSDSGVLFAILMCKHKVVSLVGAQKASLHPDDMLLLANFVMSSESFRTSESFSPICLPRYNPMAFLYAYVHYFDDDTYLMLLTTSSDAFYHLKDCRIRIEGVLLKSNVLSEVQRSMLDGGMHVEDLPIDPLPRSGSLSPHLGQPKDSPERFREPYVGIGGPAGLWHFMYRSIFLDQYVSSEFSPPINSPQQQKRLYRAYQKLYVSMHDRGTGPHKTQFRRDEHYVLLCWVTPDFELYAAFDPLADKALAVKTCNRVSQWVKDVENEIFLLGASPFSW